Genomic DNA from Paenibacillus sp. KS-LC4:
AACGTCACCGCGAAGCGTTTTTACGATGCGGGTCGTCGCTTCGACCTCTGCGGAAGCTGATGGTGAAGGAGATGGAGAAGCGGAAGCCGCAGCAGCAGTATTGCTGCTGTTATTGCTGCCACCTGCCGAGTTGCCGCAGGCAGCGAGCGATAGCGCGAGTAGGAGCAACACAAACATTTTCGTAGCTTTATGTAATTGATGCATATAATCCTCCGATAAAATAATAATGATTATCATTCGCGATGATAATGCTATTATAACGGTAACGGAAGAAAAAGGTCGATGTGATAAAGTTGGATATTTGGCTGGGAAAATTGTTGGATTTATTCGTCTGTCGTCGCACCTGCGGCACTTTCAGCTAGAAGAAGCTCCACCATAATATCCAACTGCTTCTCGAGCGACACCCCGTCGTCCATCCAAAATTCATGCAGCTTCAACAGATAGATTTTACTGCCTTGCTCATTTACGAGCTGCTGCCAGAAGCTGCGCCCCATCAGCTTGTTTCTGAAGGCTTCCGTGTCATCGGCAGATACGATCAAAAACATATGCTTGGCGGTATAAGGCAGCAAATGCTGCTCCTGCAAAGCCAGATGGCTGTTCGCTTCAATGATTTCCCTCTGGATAGCGGCGGGCGGCTTTAGACCAAGCAGCTTATATAGAATAAAGGCGGCTCGGACGGGCGGATGAAGAATCATCCATGAGTCCTCATATCTCAGCTCATATAAGCCGAACGTATCCTCAGAAGAAAAATGCTGCTCAAGCCGCTGCTTTGCTGCTGCACCCTGCTGCTGCAGGCGGGCTATCCAATTTTCAGCCTCGGCTGTACGGCCAAGCAGCTTGCCGATCATGCGTACCTCCTCCAGCTTGTCCATTTCACCCCATGGAAGCATGATGACGGGAGCGACTTGCTCAAGCGCCTTCAGCATATAAGGCATGTTGTAATGGTAAGTAGGTGCAATAATTAATTCGGGTGCAAGCGTTCGAAGCTCCTCGACCTGCTCGATGTCCGCAAGCTCTACGATGCCGGGCAGATAGTCCCGCAGCAGCGACGAAGAACGAAGCACCTCGCGCGGCGCGGCGAGCGGCTGAATGCCTACAGCAAGCAGGGCTCCAACAAATTGCATGCCCACGATGCGCGTTGCATGCTTTCTGCTGCGAAAGCTGCTGGGTGACAAATGGGCAATTTTTTGAAACGTTTTGCCCAAATAGGAGCCGTCGGCAAAGCCGGTTTTATAAGCGATTTCCTGCATTTTATCGTTGGTGAGCAGCAGCAGTCGCTTGGCCTCGTCTATGCGTATTCGGTACACATATTCGGCGAAGCTCCAGCCGGTTTCCTTGCGAAACAGCGAGGAGAAATAGCTCTCGTTGAAGCCGGCCATTTTTGCCAAATACGATCGGCTGAGCGGTGAGCGGTAATGCTGCTTCATATAAGCGAGCACCTGATGAATGGGCTTATCCTTTTTTAAATAATGGTTGCTATACAAATCGCGGGCAAAAAGCACATCCAGCAGCTGATGCAGCATAAGATGCAGCTTTGGCGTATTTTGAATAGAGGCTGTCAGCTTGACCACCTTTATTATCTCATCAAGCAGTCCCGCAGCTTGGCGCGGAAATTCGAGCAGTTGTCCATGCTCAGGCAGCTGCTCGTTATATAACTCATAAATCAAGCGGCTGTTTCCGCGTTCGGCCATTCGGTAGCTGTTGAATGAAATGCCGTAGACGGGCTCGAACGGCTTGCCATCAGATCGTCGTATATGCGGCTTGCTTTCTGCATGCCGGAGCAAAATCGCCTGCCCTTTCTCTACTGGATAGGCATGGCTCTCAGAACCGACTATGATAGCCTCGCTTGGTATGATGATGGCTGGGAAGGCTTTAAAGGTAAGGACGGACGGGCTCGTCGTCCCACTATCTGCAAGCAGAGAAGCGCCTAGCAGCTCATAGGTAATGGGGTTCATAGTTAACCACCTGTATTTTTATTTGCTACTCAGTCTATCATTGCTGGCTAAAGAGTACAATTCACATTTATGCTTTTCAATAGGGCTCGATACTGATACAATTGTAAATGATAACGTTTCTCAATAAAGGCGGGGAATAACGATGAAGCATACGTTGGAGGCCCAACATATCGAGTCTTTATATAATGAATGGATTGGTGTAGAGCTAGGCGTTCCGGTGGAGCAGCTAGCGGATACGGTAAAGCTGCCCGAGCAATGGGGAGACGGCTATTTGCAGCGCACGCGCCTGCGGCCGGGCATGGAGCTGCATACGATTGATGTGAAGCTGCATGAAAATCATATTTTTCATATTGATGTACAGTATCCGCATTTGGAAATTTCATTAACGCAGCATGGCAACGGCTGTTGGTCGATCAAGGGCAGGCGCGGGGAGCGAGCGATGGGCTCGGGCGGGTCGCAAATGATCTATTTGCACGATACGCGCATCCATTTCGAGCAATTGCATTCAGACCGACTAGCCCATATGGAGCTGCGGATTGATTTTAGAATATGGAAGCATTTATTCTCTTATTTTCCTTGGCAGCCTGGCGATACGTTTTATTGCGAGCAGCAGCAGCTGACACCGGAAATAAAGCAGGTATTCGATCAATTGAAAAACTGTTCGTATACTGGTCCAATCCGGCAGCATTATTTGGAAGGCAAAGCCTTTGAGCTAATTGCGCTGTTCTGGTATGGGCTGGAGCAGAAGAGCGAGCTGGAGTGTGTCGCCTCACGTCTGAAGTCAGCCGATGTGGAGCGGCTCCATCAGGCGAAAAACATTTTGTACCATAACCGCACCAACCCGCCAAGCCTGCTTGCGCTGGCACGCCAGACGGGGCTAAATGATTTCAAGCTGAAGGCTGGCTTTAAGGAGCTGTTCGGCACAACGGTATTCGGTTACATTCGCGAGGAGCGAATGAGAGAGGCGAAGCAGTTGCTGGAGCAGGGGAGAATGAATGTCAGTGAGGCGGCGATTATGGTCGGGTATACGAATATGAGTCACTTTGCCTCGTTGTTTCGGAAAACCTTCGGGATAAATCCGAGTGAATATGCAAGGCAGCAGAGCCGCTCGGTGTGAGTAGAACGCAGTTTAAATCGTATAGGAAGGCCGAAGCCACGGCGACGTTAACGTTAGAAATGACGATAGCGGACAGGGCTTCGGCCTTTTTTTATATAAGAGGCTGTTAGGGGGATGCTTCTCCGTCCACCGTTAGGAATAATCCGTCCAGAGGTAGTTCAATTTAAATAATAATGATAATGTTTCTCAATAGCGACGTTGTAAAGGGAGGATTTTCGTTTGAAGATGCAGGAGCTGATTAAAGACAGAAGGACGATTCGGAAATTTAATACAAAGCCGCTTTCCCAGGAGACCATTCTGGAGCTGATGAATGTCGCGGTGTGGGCGCCAAATCATAAGCTGCGCGAGCCATGGCGCTTTATTTGTGCAGCGGACACGGAGTCGAAGGCGAGGCTGTCAGAGCATATCGTAGCTTCGCTGTCGGAGCTCAAGCGCTATAAGCTGATGCCAAGCAAAATTAAGCAGATGTATAAGGATAAAATCCAGCAAATACCTGCGATTTTGTTCATAGTCGTGAAGGAGGAGAAAAGCAAGGTGAAGCGCGATGAGGATTTTGCTGCGGCATGTGCCTTGATTCAGAACCTTCAGCTCTGTGCTTGGGAGCAGGGCATTGGCATGGTATGGTCGATTGATGAGATTTTATGCGGAAGCGCGCCCTTTGTCAGTGCGTTAGGCGTTCGGAGCGATGAGCGCATCGCCGGCATGCTGTATTTAGGGTATTACGATCAGAAGCCTGCACCGGGCAACCGCACTTCTGCTGATAAAAAAATGACGTGGCTGTAAGCGCCCCGTTCGGATGATTTTTGCCTGGAGGAGATGAGGCTATAATGGCTGGTAAATCAGCTGGTAAAGCAGCTAATAAGACAGGGATTGCAAGATTGCTGGAGCTGGCAGGGGAGAGACGCGGGCTGCTTGCCGTTTCAGGGGTGTTCTCGGCGCTAAGCGCGGTATGCATGCTGGTTCCGTATATATCGGTTTATTTTATTATCAAAGAATTGCTGGAGCATGCGGCGAATCCGCTGGCTGCGGATGGCGGCTTTATGGTCCGCTGGAGCATGGTCGCATTAGGCGGCTTGCTCGCCAGCTTGCTGTTGATGTATGGCGGAGGCCTTGCCTCGCATATTGCAGCTTTTCGTATTTTGTACGGACTGCGGGTGAGGCTATCAGCGCATATTGGCAAGCTTCCGCTAGGCTGGCTGAACAGCACATCCACCGGTGCGGTTAAAAAGACGCTGGATCAAAATGTTGAAAAGGTTGAAACATTCGTTGCCCATCAGCTACCCGATCTCGTGCATATGGCGGTCACGACGATACTGATGATTGTTGCGATGCTTTGGCTTAACGTTTGGCTGGCTGCGGCTTGCTTGATCCCAATTGTGATGGGGTTCGCCTTACAGGGGCTGATGATGTCAGGATCGAAGGCGCAAAGCAGCATAAAGCAATATTACAATTCGCTGGAGCGACTGAATGGCTCGGCTATTCAATACGTGCGGGGAATGCCCGTCGTGAAGGTGTTTGGACAAACGGTATTTTCCTTCCGCCAGTTTTACGACGATATGGTGAAATACCGTGATTTTTGCGTGAAATATACGGATCATTTCCAATACGGCTTTTTATCGTTCAAGGTTATTCTCAGCTCCTTTGCCACCTTCCTGCTGCCCGTTGGCGTGTTTCTGCTCCAGCGTGATCCGGGCAATGTGGCCTTTGCCGCGATGCTGCTCTTTTTCCTGATCTTGTCGCCAGGCATTTCTGCGCCGATGTTCAAAATCATGCACATGGCATCCTCGCTGCGCAATATCAATGAAGGCGTTTCACGGATCGACCTGATCTTCGCAGAGAAGCCGATTCCTGAACCGAAATATCCAAAGGTTCCTGCTGCCTATGAGGTGTCCTTTCACGATGTTTCCTTCTCATACGT
This window encodes:
- a CDS encoding nitroreductase encodes the protein MQELIKDRRTIRKFNTKPLSQETILELMNVAVWAPNHKLREPWRFICAADTESKARLSEHIVASLSELKRYKLMPSKIKQMYKDKIQQIPAILFIVVKEEKSKVKRDEDFAAACALIQNLQLCAWEQGIGMVWSIDEILCGSAPFVSALGVRSDERIAGMLYLGYYDQKPAPGNRTSADKKMTWL
- a CDS encoding helix-turn-helix domain-containing protein, with amino-acid sequence MNPITYELLGASLLADSGTTSPSVLTFKAFPAIIIPSEAIIVGSESHAYPVEKGQAILLRHAESKPHIRRSDGKPFEPVYGISFNSYRMAERGNSRLIYELYNEQLPEHGQLLEFPRQAAGLLDEIIKVVKLTASIQNTPKLHLMLHQLLDVLFARDLYSNHYLKKDKPIHQVLAYMKQHYRSPLSRSYLAKMAGFNESYFSSLFRKETGWSFAEYVYRIRIDEAKRLLLLTNDKMQEIAYKTGFADGSYLGKTFQKIAHLSPSSFRSRKHATRIVGMQFVGALLAVGIQPLAAPREVLRSSSLLRDYLPGIVELADIEQVEELRTLAPELIIAPTYHYNMPYMLKALEQVAPVIMLPWGEMDKLEEVRMIGKLLGRTAEAENWIARLQQQGAAAKQRLEQHFSSEDTFGLYELRYEDSWMILHPPVRAAFILYKLLGLKPPAAIQREIIEANSHLALQEQHLLPYTAKHMFLIVSADDTEAFRNKLMGRSFWQQLVNEQGSKIYLLKLHEFWMDDGVSLEKQLDIMVELLLAESAAGATTDE
- a CDS encoding ABC transporter ATP-binding protein; protein product: MAGKSAGKAANKTGIARLLELAGERRGLLAVSGVFSALSAVCMLVPYISVYFIIKELLEHAANPLAADGGFMVRWSMVALGGLLASLLLMYGGGLASHIAAFRILYGLRVRLSAHIGKLPLGWLNSTSTGAVKKTLDQNVEKVETFVAHQLPDLVHMAVTTILMIVAMLWLNVWLAAACLIPIVMGFALQGLMMSGSKAQSSIKQYYNSLERLNGSAIQYVRGMPVVKVFGQTVFSFRQFYDDMVKYRDFCVKYTDHFQYGFLSFKVILSSFATFLLPVGVFLLQRDPGNVAFAAMLLFFLILSPGISAPMFKIMHMASSLRNINEGVSRIDLIFAEKPIPEPKYPKVPAAYEVSFHDVSFSYVKGNKDKDGNKDEKQSTSAAAGGSDDGNVLSKVSFVAQQGEVTALVGPSGAGKSTVASLLPRFWDVGSGSIQIGGVDIRDMATDELMNTVAFVFQQTFLFYDSVYNNIAVGVPNASREAVYAAAKAAQCHAFISQLPHGYDTLIGEGGVYLSGGEEQRIAVARAILKNAPILVLDEASAFADPENEFEMQLALKELTKGKTVIVIAHRLSTIRDAAQIIVMDQGRITESGKHEKLLAARGLYSILWEAYTAATGWRIGLGKEAKKQHGNDAEYNSRQS
- a CDS encoding AraC family transcriptional regulator, encoding MKHTLEAQHIESLYNEWIGVELGVPVEQLADTVKLPEQWGDGYLQRTRLRPGMELHTIDVKLHENHIFHIDVQYPHLEISLTQHGNGCWSIKGRRGERAMGSGGSQMIYLHDTRIHFEQLHSDRLAHMELRIDFRIWKHLFSYFPWQPGDTFYCEQQQLTPEIKQVFDQLKNCSYTGPIRQHYLEGKAFELIALFWYGLEQKSELECVASRLKSADVERLHQAKNILYHNRTNPPSLLALARQTGLNDFKLKAGFKELFGTTVFGYIREERMREAKQLLEQGRMNVSEAAIMVGYTNMSHFASLFRKTFGINPSEYARQQSRSV